Proteins from a genomic interval of Nitrospirota bacterium:
- a CDS encoding 4Fe-4S binding protein: protein MKRSKYTVTITYDNCDGCGKCAAVCPKVVFKMVVGLPVHFDAGNCAGCASCEAACPYGCIRVQQQQ, encoded by the coding sequence ATGAAAAGATCCAAATACACGGTAACGATAACCTATGATAACTGTGATGGCTGCGGCAAGTGTGCAGCCGTCTGTCCTAAGGTTGTTTTTAAGATGGTGGTTGGTTTGCCGGTACACTTTGACGCCGGTAATTGTGCAGGATGTGCCAGTTGTGAAGCTGCCTGCCCATACGGCTGCATCAGGGTTCAACAGCAACAGTAA
- a CDS encoding flippase-like domain-containing protein has translation MTPQRKKILLIFIKALVSGGLVWYLLRKAGVKEVVVLFKNINVFYFIIACLISVLPTLIASFRWQMFIGDEIPVSLLFALYMIGLFFNILLPGTTGGDAVRLYYVYKQIKDGVKSAGSIFIDRYIGFASIIILGSTASLIGLDRIKGTGIEYFMPVVVVSFFIGSVVVFGFKLGKRFSFVNKLHEYFGIYINKKKVLVNSFIISLVGQFVSIFALYLICLSLSVNVSFVNLMIFVPIIVTVTAVPVSISGIGLREGAFVFLFQVIGVRHDWAIAVSFAYFVSVIISSLPGLFFYLTFKARAKDHDTKLHSIA, from the coding sequence TTGACGCCACAAAGAAAGAAAATCCTTCTGATTTTTATAAAAGCTTTGGTTAGCGGTGGGCTGGTTTGGTATCTGCTAAGAAAAGCAGGGGTAAAAGAGGTGGTAGTTCTGTTTAAGAACATCAATGTGTTTTATTTCATCATAGCCTGTCTGATAAGTGTTTTACCCACGCTTATTGCCTCTTTCAGATGGCAGATGTTTATTGGTGATGAAATCCCTGTAAGTCTTCTGTTTGCTTTATATATGATAGGACTTTTTTTCAATATACTGCTTCCTGGCACCACAGGCGGAGACGCAGTCAGATTATACTACGTTTATAAGCAGATTAAAGACGGGGTAAAGTCAGCAGGCTCTATTTTTATAGACCGGTATATTGGATTTGCCTCAATAATTATACTTGGCTCAACAGCTTCACTTATAGGACTTGACAGGATCAAAGGTACAGGGATTGAGTACTTTATGCCAGTGGTGGTGGTATCTTTCTTTATAGGAAGTGTGGTGGTATTTGGTTTTAAGCTCGGTAAAAGATTTTCATTTGTTAACAAACTGCACGAGTATTTCGGTATCTACATTAATAAAAAGAAGGTACTAGTAAATTCCTTTATAATATCGTTGGTTGGACAGTTTGTTAGTATTTTTGCCTTATACCTGATATGTTTGAGTCTTAGTGTCAATGTCAGTTTTGTAAACCTGATGATTTTTGTTCCTATAATAGTGACGGTAACAGCTGTTCCCGTCTCAATATCCGGAATAGGGTTAAGAGAGGGGGCGTTTGTCTTTCTCTTTCAGGTTATAGGAGTACGCCATGACTGGGCAATAGCCGTATCATTTGCGTATTTTGTATCTGTAATTATATCAAGTTTGCCGGGGTTGTTCTTTTATCTGACATTTAAAGCCAGAGCGAAAGACCATGATACCAAGCTGCATTCTATTGCCTAA
- a CDS encoding HAD-IIIC family phosphatase yields the protein MELKYKDVLKALPDLRKNITDKKYYVKILSNITLTLLGEAVEYALRTGGINAHISTGNFDNIVQESANVKDCDCVIVFCELANLVDGLYYRAETLETQEIDSLITKTKTDMDFIFNNLKEIPLVLFNAFSSLPFVLSATVESKYETIGRKLNEHIFQNTAKNVKIIDINKIIAALSVENSIDYRFFYSSRALYTFEFHRLYACAIAPVIMSVTGKAKKVLVLDCDNTLWKGTVGEDGLKKIEMSPNTTEGLIFTEVQHIALSLMKKGVLLCVCSKNNPDDVDEILQTHPDMILRSEHFAIKKINWTDKVTNLKDIASELNVSAESIVYVDDSQFEIGLVNQFLPEIKTVLVPENIYEYPQVMRKISELFYISGHSKEDERRTKLYSDQKMRNEEKLKYDKIEDYLKSLGLKLNITVNEKTLIPRMSQLTQKTNQFNLTTKRYTDAEIEKFINTGHLLFCFSACDRFGDYGFTGLSIISPGDTARIDTFLMSCRVIGRDLEFVFFNEIVHNLRKHNVRETEAQYVRTGKNDQVSTFYDSLHFIKTSEDANVKNYRLNLKDFEDIQIDYIEVGSDG from the coding sequence ATGGAACTAAAATATAAAGATGTGCTTAAAGCCCTGCCTGATTTGAGAAAAAATATCACAGACAAAAAATACTACGTAAAAATACTTTCCAATATTACCTTAACCTTATTAGGTGAGGCAGTTGAATACGCTTTACGAACCGGGGGAATAAACGCCCATATTTCAACAGGAAATTTTGATAACATAGTACAGGAAAGTGCAAACGTTAAAGATTGTGATTGTGTAATCGTATTTTGTGAGCTTGCAAACTTAGTTGACGGCTTATACTACAGGGCGGAAACTTTGGAAACACAAGAGATAGATTCGCTCATTACTAAAACAAAAACCGATATGGATTTTATTTTTAATAACTTGAAAGAAATTCCGTTAGTTTTATTTAACGCTTTTTCATCGCTGCCTTTTGTTCTTTCCGCTACTGTTGAAAGTAAATACGAAACGATAGGCAGAAAGTTAAATGAACACATTTTTCAAAACACTGCTAAAAACGTAAAAATTATAGATATTAATAAAATCATAGCTGCGCTTTCAGTTGAAAACAGTATTGATTACAGATTTTTTTATTCATCGCGGGCTCTTTACACATTTGAATTCCATAGGCTCTATGCCTGCGCCATAGCGCCCGTAATCATGTCAGTAACAGGGAAAGCGAAAAAGGTTTTAGTGTTAGACTGTGACAACACCCTTTGGAAAGGAACAGTGGGTGAGGACGGTTTAAAAAAAATCGAAATGTCCCCCAATACAACTGAGGGATTAATCTTTACAGAGGTGCAGCACATAGCTCTTTCTCTGATGAAAAAAGGAGTTCTTCTGTGCGTTTGCTCAAAAAATAATCCCGATGACGTAGATGAAATCCTGCAAACCCATCCTGATATGATTTTAAGGAGTGAACACTTTGCCATTAAAAAAATTAACTGGACTGATAAGGTTACAAATCTTAAAGATATAGCCTCTGAGCTTAATGTCTCAGCGGAGAGTATTGTATATGTGGATGACTCACAATTTGAGATTGGTTTAGTTAACCAGTTTTTGCCAGAAATTAAAACAGTTCTTGTTCCAGAAAATATCTATGAGTATCCTCAGGTTATGAGAAAAATATCGGAATTATTTTACATTTCCGGCCACTCAAAAGAAGATGAAAGAAGAACAAAACTCTATAGTGATCAAAAAATGAGAAATGAAGAGAAACTCAAATACGACAAAATTGAGGACTACCTTAAATCTCTCGGCCTTAAACTTAACATCACTGTAAATGAAAAAACTCTGATACCACGTATGTCTCAGCTTACCCAAAAGACAAATCAGTTTAACCTTACCACAAAAAGATACACCGATGCAGAGATTGAGAAATTTATAAACACCGGCCATCTTCTTTTTTGCTTTAGCGCTTGTGACAGGTTTGGTGATTATGGATTTACGGGGCTTTCTATCATAAGCCCGGGGGATACCGCCCGGATAGACACATTTCTTATGAGTTGCCGCGTGATAGGAAGAGATCTGGAGTTTGTTTTTTTTAACGAAATAGTACATAATTTAAGAAAACATAATGTCAGAGAAACAGAGGCACAGTATGTGAGGACAGGGAAAAACGACCAGGTTAGTACTTTCTATGACTCACTGCATTTTATAAAAACCTCGGAGGATGCAAATGTGAAAAATTACCGCCTTAATCTAAAGGATTTTGAGGATATACAAATAGATTATATAGAAGTGGGTTCAGATGGATAA
- a CDS encoding response regulator, whose protein sequence is MEHNARIMIVEDDGITGAYTTEMLESLGYTVTSHEMNGDAAIERALKDMPDLILMDIRLHGKLDGIETAYEIRSQADIPIVYLTAHADMKTVERAKVTQPFGYIIKPFNSKELQSNIEIAIYRHSMEKKLKEFKEKLEDEIVLSKKLEAQLQNSFNDLSLAKLLMETVANGITDEIVLITKDYKILWANDAARKATMDKTFQPIGMCCHELTHQMGTPCQLPDTPCPVMEYYRQGKPTPVTHVHYDSVSGKEIYVEVVVYPIVNAFGEVDKFVHVSKDITERITKEEEIHSLNKTLEQKIKEEVSLREQEGRLLSQQSKLAAIGEMIGAIAHQWRQPLTAISALAQGIKDSYKFGEITKEYVDETVAVILDRIDYMSKTIYDFRDFLKPSKVADEFDLTDTIEDVLFMFGDMLSKSNIFVTLDKGRPSDTYIINGHANEFRHVILNLINNSRDAIWSMWEKNILGRNKKGEIRIRLSKDGGKASVTVTDNGGGIPEEIIEKIFDPYFTTKSDDQGTGIGLYMSKTIIEGMGGSISCKNIDGGAEFKIQL, encoded by the coding sequence ATGGAGCACAATGCGCGGATAATGATAGTTGAAGATGATGGGATAACTGGTGCATACACAACAGAAATGCTGGAAAGCTTAGGCTATACAGTAACTTCACATGAGATGAACGGAGATGCGGCCATAGAACGGGCACTGAAGGATATGCCCGACTTAATTCTTATGGATATAAGACTGCATGGGAAACTGGACGGTATTGAAACAGCTTATGAAATAAGGTCGCAAGCAGACATTCCTATAGTGTATCTTACCGCCCATGCGGATATGAAAACGGTGGAACGGGCTAAAGTGACTCAACCTTTTGGCTACATAATAAAGCCTTTCAACAGCAAAGAACTGCAGTCTAATATAGAAATAGCAATATACAGACATAGCATGGAAAAAAAACTGAAAGAATTTAAGGAAAAGTTAGAAGATGAAATAGTTTTAAGCAAGAAACTTGAAGCACAACTGCAAAACTCTTTCAATGACCTTTCTCTGGCAAAGCTGCTTATGGAAACGGTTGCTAACGGTATTACAGATGAAATAGTCCTTATCACAAAAGATTATAAGATACTATGGGCAAATGATGCTGCGCGAAAAGCAACTATGGACAAAACATTTCAACCAATAGGAATGTGTTGCCATGAACTGACTCATCAAATGGGTACACCATGCCAATTGCCGGATACTCCGTGTCCTGTCATGGAATATTACCGGCAAGGAAAACCAACACCAGTTACTCATGTCCATTATGACAGTGTAAGCGGTAAAGAAATTTATGTTGAAGTTGTGGTGTATCCAATTGTAAATGCTTTTGGAGAGGTGGATAAGTTTGTTCATGTATCTAAAGACATAACAGAGAGAATAACCAAAGAGGAGGAAATACACTCTCTCAACAAGACACTGGAGCAGAAGATTAAAGAGGAGGTATCTTTAAGAGAACAAGAGGGACGGCTTTTATCCCAACAATCTAAACTAGCGGCAATTGGTGAGATGATTGGCGCCATAGCTCATCAGTGGAGACAACCGCTAACCGCTATATCTGCACTTGCACAGGGAATAAAGGATTCATATAAATTCGGCGAGATAACTAAGGAATATGTTGATGAAACAGTTGCTGTCATTTTGGATAGAATAGATTATATGTCTAAAACCATTTACGATTTCAGGGATTTTCTAAAACCATCAAAGGTTGCTGATGAGTTCGATCTGACAGACACAATAGAAGATGTATTATTCATGTTTGGCGATATGTTGAGCAAATCAAATATATTTGTCACTCTTGACAAGGGCAGACCCTCTGACACTTACATAATAAATGGACACGCAAATGAATTTAGACATGTGATTTTAAATTTGATCAACAACTCGCGGGATGCTATATGGTCAATGTGGGAAAAAAATATTCTGGGCAGGAATAAAAAAGGTGAGATTCGGATTCGTCTTTCAAAAGATGGCGGTAAGGCTTCAGTGACAGTCACAGACAATGGTGGCGGTATTCCTGAGGAAATAATTGAAAAAATCTTTGACCCCTATTTTACAACCAAATCGGATGATCAAGGCACCGGTATCGGTTTATACATGAGCAAAACCATAATTGAAGGTATGGGCGGCAGTATTTCATGCAAAAATATAGATGGCGGTGCTGAGTTTAAAATACAGTTATAA
- a CDS encoding AAC(3) family N-acetyltransferase, with protein MRAPLKNIIRERLKEIALKRLNARNPKELLRYPLVRFQKAFYPKFSLTDLMDALRVLGLKKNMTVFIHSSWNSFFNFTSSPVELLEALIEEISPDGTLMMPAYPQQDVDYFDVLTTPSYAGLLTELFRRYPGVKRSVNIDHSVCALGPNADYLLNDHHRSETSWDEFSPYYRIGNIGNAVIMGLGVGKNLEICTSLHCVESILRKEIYYYSLIFPTTVTYTYRDTDGNEGTHTFLKRTGNMDTKKLAIHMDKTYFRETKLSNLDIYSIDAGYVIKRAIELGRAGITQYTYPVPDKKLFYKI; from the coding sequence ATGAGAGCACCCCTTAAAAATATCATCAGGGAGAGATTAAAAGAGATTGCCCTTAAGAGATTAAATGCCAGAAACCCAAAGGAGCTTTTAAGGTATCCGCTTGTCAGATTTCAAAAAGCATTTTATCCGAAATTCTCACTTACAGACCTTATGGATGCACTCAGAGTGCTTGGGCTTAAAAAAAACATGACTGTTTTTATCCATAGCAGCTGGAACAGTTTTTTTAATTTTACATCATCTCCGGTTGAACTTCTGGAGGCATTGATTGAGGAGATATCTCCTGATGGTACGCTTATGATGCCGGCGTATCCACAGCAGGATGTGGATTATTTTGATGTTTTGACAACCCCCTCATATGCAGGGCTTCTGACTGAGTTATTCCGTCGCTATCCCGGAGTTAAGAGAAGTGTTAACATTGACCATTCGGTTTGCGCCCTTGGGCCAAATGCGGATTATCTCCTTAATGACCATCACAGGTCGGAAACCTCATGGGATGAATTTTCGCCTTACTATCGAATCGGAAACATTGGCAACGCTGTCATTATGGGGCTGGGTGTCGGAAAAAATCTGGAGATTTGTACGTCCTTACACTGCGTGGAAAGTATTTTAAGAAAGGAAATATACTACTACAGCCTGATTTTCCCCACCACTGTCACCTACACATACAGAGACACAGATGGTAACGAGGGCACTCACACATTTCTTAAACGGACAGGAAATATGGATACTAAAAAACTTGCCATACATATGGATAAAACATACTTTAGGGAAACAAAACTGTCAAACCTTGATATTTACTCCATTGATGCCGGATATGTGATTAAAAGGGCTATAGAGCTGGGACGGGCCGGCATTACTCAATACACATACCCTGTGCCGGATAAAAAGCTCTTTTATAAAATTTGA